The following are from one region of the Methylophilus sp. DW102 genome:
- the waaF gene encoding lipopolysaccharide heptosyltransferase II: MSSADKILVIGPSWVGDMVLAQSLFKQLKSDRPACQIDVAAPLWTLPLLARMPEITQAIALPFKHGQLSLGARWRFGRGLRVQGYTQAILLTNSLKSAILPWAAGIPLRTGFKGEMRYGLVNDMRPLDKTRLKKTVERFVTLGLSPQTVLPSALPQPALVADAANADRLLHAFKLNASKPMLGLCPGAEYGEAKRWPAEYYAQVANHALDAGWQVMLFGSDKDALVTASIQHLTQQRCLDLAGKTSLGDAIDLMSLCQRVVSNDSGLMHVAAALDKPLVAIYGSSDPKHTPPMHPDAVIQYLGLACSPCFKRVCPLGHLNCLRQLSTEQVLPTLALTRVEFAS, from the coding sequence ATGAGTAGTGCTGACAAGATTCTGGTCATCGGCCCGTCGTGGGTAGGCGACATGGTTCTCGCGCAAAGCTTGTTCAAGCAACTCAAGTCGGACCGTCCCGCTTGCCAGATTGATGTCGCTGCACCTTTGTGGACACTGCCATTGCTGGCGCGCATGCCTGAAATCACCCAAGCCATCGCCCTGCCCTTCAAACACGGGCAATTATCTTTAGGCGCGCGCTGGCGCTTTGGCCGTGGCCTGAGGGTTCAGGGTTACACACAAGCCATCTTACTCACAAACAGTCTGAAATCAGCCATTTTGCCCTGGGCTGCCGGCATTCCATTACGGACCGGTTTTAAAGGAGAGATGCGTTACGGCTTGGTCAATGACATGCGCCCGCTGGATAAAACCCGTCTCAAAAAAACCGTCGAGCGCTTTGTGACGCTGGGTTTAAGCCCGCAAACTGTGCTCCCTAGCGCCTTGCCACAACCTGCATTGGTCGCGGATGCAGCCAATGCAGACCGATTACTGCATGCTTTCAAGCTCAATGCCTCCAAACCGATGCTGGGTCTCTGCCCAGGGGCCGAATATGGCGAAGCGAAACGCTGGCCAGCCGAGTATTACGCGCAAGTCGCCAATCATGCGCTAGATGCAGGCTGGCAAGTGATGCTGTTTGGTTCCGATAAAGATGCCCTGGTGACGGCCTCCATCCAACACCTCACGCAGCAGCGATGCCTGGACCTGGCGGGCAAAACCAGCCTGGGGGATGCGATTGACCTGATGTCGTTGTGCCAACGCGTGGTCAGTAACGACTCAGGGCTGATGCATGTGGCTGCCGCACTGGATAAGCCATTGGTAGCGATTTATGGCTCTTCTGACCCGAAACATACGCCACCGATGCACCCGGATGCAGTGATCCAATATCTGGGGCTGGCATGTAGCCCGTGTTTCAAGCGTGTATGTCCGCTCGGTCATTTGAATTGTTTGCGACAATTGTCCACTGAACAAGTCTTACCCACACTCGCACTCACGCGCGTGGAGTTTGCGTCATGA
- the hldE gene encoding bifunctional D-glycero-beta-D-manno-heptose-7-phosphate kinase/D-glycero-beta-D-manno-heptose 1-phosphate adenylyltransferase HldE, whose amino-acid sequence MNPAFSKVVQQFGDQGAHALVIGDVMLDRYLLGEVNRISPEAPVPVVLIKSEQQRVGGAANVAANLALLGISTKMIGLMGNDSEGQTLLKAMQSHGITTEAMLTSQHRPTIAKTRILGGHQQMLRLDQEDTQNLNESEQAEILANIDTALAAQPALVILSDYAKGLLTETLCQQVIQRCRTRQIPVLVDPKGRDYSKYRGATALTPNKKETAEACDSSQQDPALIAKATALKQRLQLDFLAVTRGEEGITLIDDSTHHLNATAKQVFDVSGAGDTVIATLAAGLMHGLSALDSLSLANIAAGVVVGKVGTVPITKAELLDALMTAQGNEQAHKICALEELKQKVSRWKQQGQKIVFTNGCFDLLHAGHVTYLEAAKKRGDKLVLGLNTDRSVSALKGPTRPVVNENDRARVLAALESVDAVILFDEDTPLNLIMAVQPDVIAKGSDYTAAQVVGGKEVLSWGGEIALIDLVEGRSTTNLIKKMHA is encoded by the coding sequence ATGAATCCTGCATTCAGTAAAGTTGTGCAGCAGTTTGGTGATCAGGGTGCCCATGCCCTGGTGATTGGGGACGTGATGCTGGACCGCTACCTGCTCGGCGAGGTCAACCGCATTTCACCTGAAGCACCGGTCCCGGTTGTGCTGATCAAATCCGAACAACAGCGCGTGGGCGGTGCCGCCAATGTGGCAGCCAACCTGGCATTATTGGGTATCTCAACCAAGATGATTGGCTTGATGGGCAATGATAGTGAAGGCCAGACCTTACTCAAAGCCATGCAGTCACATGGGATTACGACCGAAGCCATGCTCACCAGCCAGCATCGTCCAACCATTGCCAAAACCCGTATTCTGGGCGGACATCAGCAAATGCTCCGTCTGGATCAGGAAGATACTCAGAATTTGAATGAAAGCGAGCAAGCTGAAATCCTCGCCAATATTGACACTGCACTGGCAGCGCAACCTGCCCTGGTGATTTTGTCAGACTACGCCAAAGGCTTGCTCACCGAAACCCTCTGCCAGCAGGTGATCCAGCGTTGCCGTACGCGGCAGATACCGGTGTTGGTAGATCCTAAAGGCCGTGATTACAGCAAATACCGTGGCGCAACTGCACTCACGCCGAATAAAAAAGAAACCGCCGAAGCCTGCGACAGCAGCCAGCAAGATCCGGCGCTAATCGCCAAAGCAACGGCGCTCAAGCAACGCTTGCAACTGGATTTTCTAGCCGTCACCAGAGGCGAAGAAGGCATTACGCTGATTGATGACAGCACCCACCATCTTAACGCCACCGCCAAGCAGGTATTTGATGTCTCAGGCGCAGGGGATACCGTGATTGCCACCCTGGCTGCCGGGCTGATGCACGGGCTGTCGGCACTGGATAGCTTATCATTGGCCAATATTGCCGCTGGCGTGGTGGTTGGCAAAGTCGGCACCGTGCCAATTACCAAGGCCGAATTACTTGATGCGCTGATGACGGCACAAGGCAATGAACAGGCGCACAAAATCTGCGCACTGGAAGAGCTCAAGCAAAAGGTCAGCCGCTGGAAACAGCAAGGCCAAAAAATCGTTTTTACCAATGGCTGCTTTGATTTATTGCATGCAGGCCATGTCACTTACCTTGAAGCGGCCAAAAAGCGGGGCGACAAACTGGTGCTGGGACTCAACACCGACCGTTCAGTATCTGCGCTCAAAGGCCCGACCCGACCCGTGGTGAATGAAAATGATCGTGCGCGCGTGCTGGCCGCCCTGGAGTCTGTGGACGCGGTCATTTTGTTTGATGAAGACACGCCTTTGAACCTGATCATGGCAGTTCAACCTGATGTCATTGCCAAAGGCAGCGACTACACCGCAGCCCAAGTGGTCGGCGGCAAAGAGGTGCTCTCTTGGGGCGGTGAAATTGCATTGATTGACTTGGTGGAAGGCCGAAGTACCACCAACCTGATTAAAAAAATGCATGCATGA
- a CDS encoding D-sedoheptulose 7-phosphate isomerase — protein sequence MNHIEYLKGEHAAHMAMFQALEPLFPLISDVGNLLRDCIARGGKILLCGNGGSAADSQHIAAEIVGRFKKERKGLPSIALTTDTSILTSVGNDYGYDYIFARQVEALCRPEDVLIGLTTSGNSANVVRAIETANEIGATTIGMTGGTGGKLNALCKHNIVVPSSVTARIQEAHIFIGHSLCEILES from the coding sequence ATGAACCATATTGAATACCTCAAAGGTGAACACGCCGCCCATATGGCGATGTTTCAGGCGCTGGAGCCCTTATTTCCACTCATCAGCGATGTCGGCAACTTGCTGCGTGACTGTATTGCGCGCGGGGGCAAAATTCTGCTGTGCGGTAATGGCGGCAGTGCGGCAGATAGCCAGCATATTGCAGCAGAGATTGTCGGCCGCTTTAAAAAAGAGCGCAAAGGTCTGCCCTCAATTGCACTGACAACAGACACCTCCATCCTGACCTCAGTAGGCAACGATTATGGCTATGACTATATTTTTGCCCGTCAGGTAGAAGCCCTCTGTCGCCCCGAGGATGTGCTGATCGGCCTCACCACCAGTGGCAATAGCGCCAATGTGGTCCGTGCCATTGAAACCGCCAATGAAATCGGCGCCACCACCATAGGCATGACTGGCGGCACAGGCGGCAAGTTAAATGCCCTGTGCAAGCACAATATTGTGGTGCCATCCAGCGTGACTGCACGCATCCAGGAAGCGCACATCTTTATCGGCCACAGCTTGTGCGAGATTCTGGAGTCTTAA